Proteins encoded by one window of Xanthomonas sp. DAR 80977:
- a CDS encoding thioesterase II family protein: MHWNPWLIRMTAQPPRMRLFCFAYAGGSAFNFASWRAALHPSVEICALQLPGRGARIAEPPIASMQTLLKSMAPAVTQHSNLPFAFFGHSVGALIAFELARYLRLHGVAGPQCLFMSGCQAPQFRSPSRQLQRLPDAAFIEELRGYNGTPAEVLESSELMTLMLPAIRADFALAENYAYRSGPLLQVPISVYAGKQDDNKGAGQVEGWSKETSASCRTTWFDEGHFFINTHRAAVLDQLNIELEELLEQRCVRSLGMEDATRSANSSASSRPSFI, from the coding sequence ATGCATTGGAATCCCTGGCTCATCAGAATGACCGCCCAGCCACCGCGCATGCGGCTGTTCTGCTTTGCATACGCGGGCGGAAGCGCCTTCAATTTCGCTTCCTGGCGCGCTGCGTTGCATCCGTCCGTGGAGATCTGCGCCCTGCAGCTGCCTGGGCGTGGTGCGCGCATCGCCGAACCACCGATCGCCTCGATGCAGACACTGCTGAAATCGATGGCGCCGGCGGTCACGCAGCACAGCAACCTTCCCTTTGCGTTCTTCGGCCATAGCGTCGGGGCGCTGATCGCCTTCGAACTCGCGCGCTATCTGCGGCTGCATGGCGTCGCGGGTCCGCAATGCTTGTTCATGTCCGGCTGCCAGGCACCGCAATTCCGCAGCCCGTCCAGGCAATTGCAGCGCCTTCCCGACGCTGCCTTCATCGAAGAGCTGCGCGGCTACAACGGCACGCCCGCCGAAGTGCTGGAAAGCAGCGAACTGATGACGCTGATGCTGCCGGCAATTCGCGCCGACTTCGCCCTGGCCGAGAACTACGCGTACCGGTCCGGGCCGCTGCTGCAGGTCCCGATCAGCGTCTATGCCGGAAAGCAGGACGACAACAAGGGCGCGGGCCAGGTGGAAGGATGGAGCAAGGAGACTTCCGCCAGCTGTCGCACGACATGGTTCGACGAAGGGCATTTTTTCATCAACACCCATCGCGCGGCCGTGCTCGATCAGCTCAATATCGAACTGGAAGAGCTCCTGGAACAACGCTGCGTCCGCAGCCTGGGGATGGAGGACGCGACTCGCAGCGCAAATTCCAGCGCATCAAGCCGGCCGAGCTTCATCTAG
- a CDS encoding TauD/TfdA family dioxygenase yields the protein MEIGFMKVSSLFSTSDHHPVVVTPEADASLDALHGYLASENSRVEELLLRHGGILFRGFELNGAQDFHNCAERLGGKPFGYVGGDSPRNRVVADVFTSTEYPATEVISMHNEMSYLPSWPTRLFFYSLVPATSGGQTSLASSRDILRALPQEIASKFREKKINYIRNFQPSIPFGKSWQATYQTEDRAQVEKIAAEQGSVCTWSANGMLRVSTRCEAFTTHPRTGEEVWFNQAEQWHSSALNPAIRGMFEQMVGKGNLPHECEYGDGEAMEEEVLAEVRRILNHNKLLFDWQRNDLLMIDNVLMMHGRESFKGERKTLAYLSST from the coding sequence ATGGAGATCGGTTTTATGAAAGTGAGTTCACTGTTCTCGACATCGGATCATCATCCGGTCGTCGTCACGCCAGAAGCGGATGCCAGCCTCGATGCACTGCACGGCTACTTGGCGAGCGAGAATTCCAGGGTAGAGGAGCTGCTGTTGCGGCACGGCGGGATTCTCTTCCGGGGATTCGAGCTGAATGGTGCGCAGGATTTCCACAATTGCGCGGAACGCCTGGGTGGCAAGCCGTTCGGCTACGTCGGCGGCGATTCGCCACGCAATCGCGTAGTGGCCGATGTCTTCACCTCGACGGAGTACCCGGCGACCGAAGTGATATCGATGCACAACGAGATGTCCTACCTGCCGAGCTGGCCGACGCGGCTGTTCTTCTACAGCCTCGTTCCCGCCACATCGGGCGGGCAGACCTCGCTCGCCAGCAGTCGCGACATCCTGCGTGCGCTGCCCCAGGAAATAGCCAGCAAGTTTCGGGAAAAGAAGATCAACTACATCCGCAACTTCCAGCCCAGCATTCCGTTCGGGAAGAGCTGGCAGGCGACCTACCAGACCGAAGATCGTGCCCAGGTGGAAAAGATCGCCGCCGAGCAAGGCTCTGTCTGCACATGGTCGGCCAATGGCATGCTGCGCGTCTCCACCCGCTGCGAGGCGTTCACCACGCATCCGCGCACGGGCGAGGAAGTCTGGTTCAACCAGGCCGAGCAATGGCATTCGTCGGCATTGAACCCAGCCATCCGCGGCATGTTCGAGCAGATGGTAGGGAAGGGCAACCTGCCGCACGAATGCGAGTACGGCGACGGCGAAGCGATGGAGGAGGAGGTGCTTGCGGAAGTGCGCCGGATCCTCAACCACAACAAATTGCTGTTCGATTGGCAGCGGAACGACCTGCTGATGATCGACAACGTCCTGATGATGCATGGCCGCGAGTCGTTCAAGGGCGAGCGCAAGACGCTCGCCTATCTTTCTTCGACCTGA
- a CDS encoding MBL fold metallo-hydrolase, producing the protein MHPNDAVFLKSGTKIEPLVCGWYAWPYLIAPVQLAMNLKFRLLPLMQSFVTNPAAHLAASSDPKMYGGPFVSLALEDVPAVEQLIAETQDRYAPVLTFAEDLKNFSATLQAEANGFSLNGFYSKLPQSLRGLVECLYDTNDHPSIRLFEDLVYDEGMSGKQEIFLQLTGEQERHFFMSTPRLDSKDSFRFDMQFSDKRMDALAGMRTKARPFQEIADLFGVAADAAPAFAEFFTTTPPVTNGVNGYAGAGIRMRYFGHACVLFQTEQTSILFDPMVAFETKGDGRFTYNDLPDFIDYVVLTHSHQDHFCAEMLIQLRHRIGKVIVPANNSGNVADPSMKLMLQSLGFDDVEVLDAFERVEVPEGEILSLPFTGEHADLSIYSKHAIALTLKGRKLMFLIDSDGVDGMLYQRMMRRVGKIDALFLGMECHGAPLAWLYEPLLGKPVSRKNNESRRLSGANCERAWNVLSEVKPPRVFIYAMGQEPWLQYMMGLKYEPDSIQLVESDMFLDKCKQAGIPGERLFCSRELEF; encoded by the coding sequence ATGCATCCGAACGATGCCGTTTTTCTGAAATCCGGGACGAAGATCGAGCCGCTCGTCTGCGGCTGGTATGCATGGCCATATCTGATCGCCCCGGTGCAACTGGCGATGAACCTCAAGTTCCGGCTCTTGCCACTGATGCAGTCTTTCGTGACGAATCCGGCGGCGCACCTGGCGGCGAGCAGCGACCCGAAGATGTACGGGGGCCCTTTCGTCAGCCTTGCGCTGGAGGATGTGCCTGCCGTCGAACAGCTGATAGCGGAAACCCAGGATCGATACGCCCCGGTGTTGACCTTTGCCGAGGACCTGAAGAATTTCAGCGCCACGCTTCAGGCCGAGGCCAACGGGTTTTCCCTGAATGGCTTCTATTCCAAGCTCCCACAATCGTTGCGCGGCCTGGTCGAGTGCCTGTACGACACGAACGACCATCCGAGCATCCGGCTTTTCGAAGACCTCGTCTACGATGAAGGCATGAGCGGGAAGCAGGAAATTTTCCTGCAGCTGACCGGCGAACAGGAGCGGCATTTCTTCATGAGCACGCCGCGCCTGGACAGCAAGGATTCCTTCCGTTTCGACATGCAGTTCTCCGACAAGAGGATGGACGCGCTCGCGGGCATGCGCACGAAGGCCAGGCCCTTCCAGGAGATTGCGGATCTGTTCGGGGTGGCCGCCGATGCCGCCCCGGCGTTCGCCGAATTCTTCACCACGACGCCGCCGGTGACGAACGGGGTCAATGGCTATGCGGGCGCCGGGATCCGCATGCGCTACTTCGGCCATGCCTGCGTGCTGTTCCAGACCGAACAGACATCGATCCTGTTCGATCCGATGGTGGCATTCGAGACCAAGGGCGATGGACGATTCACCTACAACGATCTCCCCGACTTCATCGACTATGTGGTCCTGACCCACTCCCATCAGGATCACTTCTGCGCAGAGATGCTGATCCAGCTCCGGCATCGGATCGGCAAGGTGATCGTGCCGGCGAACAACAGCGGCAACGTCGCCGATCCGTCGATGAAGTTGATGCTGCAGTCCCTGGGGTTCGACGACGTGGAAGTGCTGGACGCATTCGAGCGCGTCGAGGTTCCCGAAGGGGAGATTCTCAGCCTGCCGTTCACCGGAGAGCATGCCGACCTGAGCATCTACAGCAAGCATGCCATCGCACTGACGCTGAAGGGGCGCAAGCTCATGTTCCTGATCGACTCCGATGGCGTCGACGGCATGCTCTACCAACGGATGATGCGCAGGGTAGGGAAGATCGACGCGCTGTTCCTTGGCATGGAGTGCCATGGCGCGCCGCTTGCCTGGCTGTACGAGCCGCTGCTCGGAAAGCCGGTCAGCCGCAAGAACAACGAATCCAGGCGCCTCTCCGGCGCCAATTGCGAACGTGCGTGGAACGTACTGAGCGAGGTGAAGCCGCCAAGGGTATTCATCTATGCGATGGGGCAGGAGCCATGGCTGCAGTACATGATGGGCCTGAAATACGAGCCGGACAGCATTCAGCTGGTCGAATCGGACATGTTCCTGGACAAGTGCAAGCAGGCAGGCATTCCCGGCGAACGTCTTTTTTGCAGCCGAGAACTTGAGTTCTGA
- the ectB gene encoding diaminobutyrate--2-oxoglutarate transaminase produces MSVCAVVELDGTPAIQDSFQVFAEVESGVRSYCRRFPAVFSTARNAVLQDENGRKYIDFLAAAGSLNYGHNNPVVRDRLIEYLTNDGVIQALDLHTLAKRDFLQEFKRVVLSPRGYDYRLQFTGPTGTNAVEAALKLARKVTGRRNVVAFTNAFHGMTLASLAASARASKRAAAGVSLHDVVRMPYDGFLGKDIDSLDVVEALLLRSGSGIDLPAAFIVETVQAEGGINVASSAWLARLAELAKKHDIVLIVDDIQAGCGRTGAFFSFERAGIYPDIVCLSKSISGYGLPMSLVLMKPGLDRWEPGEHNGTFRGNNLAFVAATAVLEYWEDHRFCNAIEYRSRLMAEALQSMQASAPEHISEVRGIGMLQGLVFQDRRIADSVSQAAFEKGLIVELCGPDENVVKLIPPLTIEEDVLLDGLERLSAAVDAQFGNRA; encoded by the coding sequence ATGTCGGTATGCGCAGTCGTCGAGCTTGATGGAACCCCAGCCATCCAAGACTCCTTCCAGGTGTTCGCCGAGGTCGAATCGGGCGTCAGAAGCTATTGCAGGCGATTCCCCGCGGTTTTCTCCACGGCAAGGAATGCCGTTCTGCAGGACGAGAACGGGCGCAAGTACATCGACTTCCTCGCCGCGGCCGGCTCGCTCAACTACGGGCACAACAATCCCGTCGTGCGCGACAGATTGATCGAATACCTGACGAACGACGGCGTCATCCAGGCGCTCGACCTGCACACGCTTGCGAAGCGTGACTTCTTGCAGGAGTTCAAACGCGTCGTCCTGTCGCCGAGAGGCTACGACTACCGGTTGCAGTTCACCGGGCCGACCGGGACCAATGCGGTCGAGGCGGCGCTGAAGCTCGCACGCAAGGTAACCGGGCGGCGCAACGTCGTCGCCTTCACCAACGCATTCCATGGCATGACCCTGGCCTCGCTCGCCGCATCGGCGAGAGCGTCCAAGCGCGCGGCGGCTGGCGTTTCGCTGCACGACGTCGTGCGCATGCCTTACGACGGCTTCCTGGGCAAGGACATCGACTCGCTGGACGTCGTCGAGGCGCTGCTTCTGCGCAGCGGGTCCGGCATCGACCTTCCAGCAGCGTTCATCGTCGAGACGGTGCAGGCAGAGGGTGGCATCAATGTCGCATCCTCCGCATGGCTCGCACGCCTGGCCGAGCTGGCCAAGAAGCACGACATCGTGCTGATCGTGGATGACATCCAGGCGGGTTGCGGCCGCACTGGCGCGTTTTTCAGTTTCGAGCGGGCCGGAATCTATCCCGACATCGTCTGCCTGTCGAAATCCATCTCCGGCTATGGCCTGCCGATGTCCCTGGTTCTGATGAAACCCGGCCTGGATCGCTGGGAGCCAGGCGAACACAACGGAACCTTCCGCGGCAACAATCTTGCGTTCGTTGCCGCCACGGCGGTGCTGGAATACTGGGAGGACCACAGGTTCTGCAATGCGATCGAATACAGATCGCGGCTGATGGCCGAGGCGCTGCAGTCCATGCAAGCCTCCGCTCCCGAGCACATCTCCGAAGTGCGCGGGATCGGCATGTTGCAGGGCCTGGTCTTCCAGGACAGACGTATCGCCGACAGCGTCTCCCAGGCAGCGTTCGAAAAGGGGCTGATCGTCGAGCTATGCGGACCGGACGAAAATGTCGTCAAGCTCATCCCTCCCTTGACGATCGAGGAAGACGTCCTGCTGGACGGGCTGGAGCGCCTTTCCGCCGCGGTCGACGCGCAGTTCGGCAACCGCGCTTAG
- a CDS encoding beta-N-acetylhexosaminidase family protein, with product MRKSRPFCADAVLAKAVLALALLAGSPAIAATAPAIFPAPASVRMTGADFALGASVVLVRPEGTDPAAETLVRDALTKAGVEQIRVATAVPRQLDAVYVVLGSGDAAPVRKALARTGAALPERKEGYALGSVASGKGALIVLAGKDSDGLYHAAQTFRQIVARGRVASVAVADYPAMPVRGTIEGFYGKPWSMAERAAHIAFLARFKANTYIYSPKDDVYARDRWRDPYPADTLDALGKVVAVANREHVNFVYAISPGPSVCYSDPADLDAIRRKFAALRGRGVRSFYVAFDDIEYTKWNCKGDEAAFGAAGESAAAAAQAKLLNAVQADIAAAGHGSLIMVPTEYFNVTESPYKAALRQALDPRVVVQWTGTDVVPSSISVLDAKSATKAFGRKTLLWDNYPVNDFAETTGRLLMAPYDRRQAGLAEELSGIVANPMNQEVASRPAVAGLLAFAWNDRGYDAQRTWRAAARDLAGDDPVVTQALLTFFDTQHLAPTFGHLPWQPQAPRLKSLIDDVRDAVAAGDPAASKTALDALGKAADALAAAPERIRAGAATQGFVAEAGPWLDATQLWGRSLRLSVDGVTAALASEQAALRDFEEAKRLAAKASAIQSIPGATRFAGPVKVADGVLDTFVADAPALVYLPRVRK from the coding sequence ATGCGGAAATCCCGACCGTTCTGCGCTGACGCCGTCCTGGCCAAGGCGGTACTCGCGCTCGCGCTGCTTGCCGGAAGCCCGGCGATCGCCGCTACCGCGCCCGCCATCTTTCCCGCCCCGGCGTCGGTGCGCATGACCGGAGCGGATTTCGCGCTAGGTGCCTCGGTGGTGCTGGTGCGGCCGGAAGGCACCGACCCAGCGGCCGAGACGCTGGTGCGCGATGCCTTGACGAAAGCCGGCGTCGAACAGATCCGCGTCGCGACGGCCGTGCCCAGGCAACTGGATGCCGTGTATGTGGTGCTCGGCAGCGGCGACGCCGCGCCGGTGCGCAAGGCGCTGGCACGCACCGGCGCCGCCTTGCCGGAGCGCAAGGAAGGCTATGCGCTGGGCAGCGTCGCCAGCGGCAAGGGGGCGCTGATCGTCCTCGCCGGCAAGGACAGCGACGGCCTGTACCACGCGGCGCAGACGTTCCGGCAGATCGTCGCGCGCGGACGCGTGGCGTCCGTGGCGGTCGCCGACTATCCGGCGATGCCGGTCCGCGGCACCATCGAGGGTTTCTACGGCAAGCCGTGGAGCATGGCCGAGCGCGCGGCGCATATCGCGTTCCTGGCGCGCTTCAAGGCCAACACCTACATCTACAGCCCGAAGGACGACGTGTACGCGCGCGACCGCTGGCGCGATCCGTATCCGGCCGACACGCTCGACGCGCTGGGCAAGGTGGTCGCGGTCGCCAACCGCGAGCACGTCAATTTCGTCTATGCGATCTCGCCCGGCCCCTCGGTCTGCTACAGCGACCCGGCCGACCTGGACGCCATCCGGCGCAAGTTCGCGGCGCTGCGCGGACGCGGCGTGCGCAGCTTCTACGTCGCGTTCGACGACATCGAATACACCAAATGGAACTGCAAGGGCGACGAGGCGGCGTTCGGTGCCGCGGGCGAAAGCGCCGCCGCGGCCGCGCAGGCGAAGCTGCTCAATGCGGTGCAGGCGGATATCGCCGCGGCGGGCCACGGGTCGCTGATCATGGTGCCGACCGAGTATTTCAACGTCACCGAATCGCCGTACAAGGCGGCGCTGCGGCAGGCGCTGGATCCGCGCGTCGTGGTGCAGTGGACGGGTACCGACGTGGTGCCGTCCTCGATCTCGGTCCTGGATGCGAAGAGCGCGACCAAGGCGTTCGGCCGCAAGACGCTGCTGTGGGACAACTACCCGGTCAACGACTTCGCCGAGACGACCGGGCGCTTGCTGATGGCGCCCTACGATCGCCGCCAGGCCGGGCTGGCGGAGGAACTGAGCGGGATCGTCGCCAATCCGATGAACCAGGAAGTCGCCAGCAGGCCGGCGGTGGCGGGATTGCTGGCGTTCGCCTGGAACGACCGTGGCTACGATGCGCAGCGGACCTGGCGCGCCGCCGCACGCGATCTTGCCGGGGATGATCCTGTCGTGACCCAGGCCTTGCTGACCTTCTTCGACACGCAGCACCTGGCGCCGACGTTCGGCCATCTTCCCTGGCAGCCGCAGGCGCCCCGACTCAAGTCGCTGATCGACGATGTGCGTGACGCGGTCGCCGCCGGCGACCCAGCGGCCAGCAAGACCGCACTCGATGCGCTGGGCAAGGCGGCCGATGCGCTTGCCGCGGCGCCGGAGCGGATCCGCGCCGGTGCCGCCACCCAGGGCTTCGTGGCCGAAGCCGGGCCGTGGCTGGACGCGACGCAACTGTGGGGGCGTTCCTTGCGTCTCAGCGTCGATGGCGTGACGGCGGCGCTGGCCAGCGAGCAGGCGGCGCTGCGCGATTTCGAAGAGGCCAAGCGGCTCGCCGCCAAGGCCAGCGCGATCCAGTCGATTCCCGGCGCGACCCGCTTTGCGGGTCCGGTCAAGGTCGCGGACGGCGTCCTCGATACGTTCGTGGCCGATGCGCCTGCGCTCGTGTATCTGCCACGCGTGCGGAAATGA
- a CDS encoding TFIIB-type zinc ribbon-containing protein codes for MSDSRTPPPLPPVPPPLPAAPVAGPGSPRDVPPLPGSFPLDPATLPAPIRDELQARDPLAIDTAADELKDGLNRCPKCGATDIRPKLGTDLLVCQYCRNEWHGTRVEEVFGFGQGIGELRGTVIASGARDIAADAASLMSFKCSGCGAEVTINTESTMTARCHWCRHVFGVNEQVANGAVPDAVLPFHIRKEDAVARIRQFVDKRRLFALKAFKEQFTPENVAGVYLPYMIVDGNVSASVAGKGEIKTREYTRGTDKNKKTYYDADVYQVERHVDFTVDDLPLESSSERGNLDTQANTNNIINTILPFDTKNAVQWNASYLAGFTSEKRNRDVEHLRPRLEDQLLSIARAQVEDSVDRYDRGVRWEQERLEVHGTRWVSMYLPVWLYSYHQPGRNGGMLHYIAVNGRTGETMGSVPVQQWKLLLAALAAGTVLEALALWIVVATS; via the coding sequence ATGTCCGACTCCAGAACCCCGCCGCCCTTGCCGCCGGTGCCGCCGCCGTTGCCGGCGGCGCCCGTCGCCGGCCCGGGATCGCCCCGGGATGTGCCGCCCTTGCCGGGCAGTTTTCCGCTCGACCCCGCCACCCTGCCCGCGCCGATCCGCGACGAGTTGCAGGCCCGCGACCCGCTCGCCATCGACACCGCCGCCGACGAGTTGAAGGACGGCCTCAACCGCTGCCCGAAATGCGGCGCCACCGACATCCGCCCCAAGCTCGGTACCGACCTGCTGGTCTGCCAGTACTGTCGCAACGAATGGCACGGCACGCGGGTCGAGGAGGTGTTCGGGTTCGGCCAGGGCATCGGCGAGCTGCGTGGCACGGTGATCGCTTCGGGCGCGCGCGACATCGCCGCGGACGCCGCCAGCCTGATGAGCTTCAAGTGCAGCGGCTGCGGCGCCGAGGTCACGATCAACACCGAGAGCACGATGACCGCCCGCTGCCACTGGTGCCGCCATGTATTCGGCGTCAACGAGCAGGTGGCCAACGGCGCGGTGCCCGACGCGGTGCTGCCGTTCCACATCAGGAAGGAGGATGCGGTCGCGCGCATCCGCCAGTTCGTGGACAAGCGCCGCCTGTTCGCGCTGAAGGCCTTCAAGGAGCAGTTCACGCCCGAGAACGTGGCCGGGGTCTACCTGCCCTACATGATCGTCGACGGCAACGTCAGCGCCAGCGTGGCCGGCAAGGGCGAGATCAAGACCCGCGAATACACGCGCGGCACCGACAAGAACAAGAAGACCTACTACGACGCCGACGTGTACCAGGTGGAACGGCACGTGGACTTCACCGTGGACGACCTGCCGCTGGAATCGTCCTCCGAGCGCGGCAACCTGGATACGCAGGCCAATACCAACAACATCATCAACACGATCCTGCCGTTCGACACCAAGAACGCGGTGCAGTGGAACGCGTCGTACCTGGCCGGCTTCACCTCGGAAAAGCGCAACCGCGACGTCGAGCACCTGCGACCGCGGCTGGAGGACCAGTTGCTGTCGATCGCCCGCGCCCAGGTCGAAGACTCCGTGGACCGCTACGACCGCGGCGTGCGCTGGGAGCAGGAGCGGCTGGAGGTCCATGGCACGCGCTGGGTGTCGATGTACCTGCCGGTGTGGCTGTACTCGTACCACCAGCCCGGCCGCAACGGCGGCATGCTGCACTACATCGCGGTGAACGGCCGCACCGGCGAGACCATGGGCAGCGTGCCGGTACAGCAGTGGAAACTGCTGCTGGCCGCGCTCGCCGCCGGCACCGTCCTCGAAGCCCTCGCCCTCTGGATCGTGGTGGCCACCTCATGA
- a CDS encoding SPFH domain-containing protein translates to MGLVQAVSGAVGGVLADQWKDFYTVPAGLPPTAALFAAVPHGSNAGRGSNTGASSNIISNGSKIVVPEGYGLLLVQDGAITGFVAEPGGYEWRSDDPNSQSIFAGDGLVSPLIRQSWERFKFGGQPGSQQAAFFVSLKELPDNRFGTQSEIYWDDGFLGTQVGAVTRGSYTLKIVDPILFVKNFVPARYLQPGQVFDFTDLDNAAANQLFNEVVGSLAPAFSLYTNDPGKGNRITKLQQDSLGFARSLSDAVEQAYQWRSDRGLAIVKTAIVSIEYDANTRELLKTVQRADALAGARGNSNLQASVAQGIQSAGEHGGAAGLVGVGMATGLVGGVGGLQQPVAPAAPAADDPVAKLKKAKEMLDLGLITQSDYDAAKAKALGL, encoded by the coding sequence ATGGGTCTCGTCCAGGCGGTGTCAGGTGCGGTCGGCGGCGTTCTCGCCGATCAGTGGAAGGACTTCTACACCGTGCCGGCGGGCCTGCCGCCGACGGCGGCGCTGTTCGCCGCGGTGCCGCACGGCAGCAACGCCGGGCGTGGTTCCAACACCGGCGCCTCCTCGAACATCATCAGCAACGGGTCGAAGATCGTCGTTCCCGAAGGCTACGGGCTGCTGCTGGTACAGGATGGCGCGATCACCGGCTTCGTCGCCGAGCCGGGCGGCTACGAATGGCGGTCCGACGATCCGAATTCGCAGTCGATCTTCGCCGGCGACGGCCTGGTCTCGCCGCTCATCCGCCAGAGCTGGGAGCGTTTCAAGTTCGGCGGCCAGCCGGGTTCGCAGCAGGCCGCGTTCTTCGTCTCGCTGAAGGAGCTGCCCGACAACCGCTTCGGCACGCAGTCCGAGATCTACTGGGACGACGGTTTCCTCGGCACGCAGGTCGGCGCGGTGACGCGCGGCTCCTATACGCTGAAGATCGTCGACCCGATCCTGTTCGTGAAGAACTTCGTGCCGGCCCGCTACCTGCAACCGGGCCAGGTGTTCGACTTCACCGACCTCGACAACGCCGCCGCCAATCAGTTGTTCAACGAGGTGGTGGGTTCGCTGGCGCCGGCCTTCAGCCTGTACACGAACGACCCGGGCAAGGGCAATCGCATCACCAAGCTGCAGCAGGATTCGCTCGGCTTCGCCAGGAGCCTGTCCGATGCGGTCGAGCAGGCGTACCAGTGGCGTTCCGACCGCGGCCTGGCCATCGTCAAGACCGCGATCGTGTCGATCGAGTACGACGCGAACACGCGGGAACTGCTCAAGACCGTGCAGCGCGCCGATGCGCTGGCCGGCGCGCGCGGCAACTCCAACTTGCAGGCGAGTGTGGCCCAGGGCATCCAGTCGGCGGGCGAGCACGGCGGCGCCGCCGGCCTGGTCGGGGTGGGCATGGCCACCGGCCTGGTCGGTGGGGTCGGCGGCCTGCAGCAGCCGGTCGCGCCCGCCGCGCCGGCGGCCGACGATCCGGTCGCCAAGCTGAAGAAGGCCAAGGAGATGCTGGACCTGGGCCTGATCACCCAGAGCGACTACGACGCGGCCAAGGCCAAGGCGCTGGGCCTGTAG
- a CDS encoding Crp/Fnr family transcriptional regulator, giving the protein MAIEPNSLIPQELLKELVAVGDTRRYASGEVLVSEGDMADAVYILVSGKLKVFTCDSRGRELVYNVMRPGEFFGEMLLDGGRRSASVKSTEPSECVVVAFAEFREFMEKNAAFAEFLIVTLIRRLRHATSQARSLALSGVYERLVDLMNAEAVEQDGQRIIPAALTQREMSARVGATREMVNHVIRDLLRGGFIAKNGGSRLVLVKPLPGKW; this is encoded by the coding sequence ATGGCTATAGAACCGAACAGCCTGATCCCCCAGGAACTTTTGAAGGAACTGGTTGCGGTCGGCGACACTCGCCGCTACGCCTCCGGGGAAGTCCTGGTTTCCGAGGGCGACATGGCCGATGCGGTGTACATCCTGGTCAGCGGCAAGCTCAAGGTGTTCACGTGCGACAGCAGGGGGCGCGAGCTGGTTTACAACGTCATGCGGCCGGGCGAATTCTTCGGGGAGATGTTGCTCGACGGTGGCCGGCGATCCGCCTCGGTCAAGAGCACGGAACCATCCGAATGCGTCGTCGTCGCGTTTGCCGAGTTTCGCGAGTTCATGGAGAAGAACGCGGCGTTCGCCGAGTTCCTGATCGTGACCTTGATCAGGCGCCTTCGCCATGCGACCAGCCAGGCGCGCAGCCTTGCGCTCAGTGGCGTGTACGAACGGCTGGTGGATCTGATGAATGCGGAGGCCGTCGAACAGGATGGCCAGCGCATCATTCCTGCTGCATTGACCCAGCGAGAAATGTCCGCTCGGGTCGGCGCGACGCGCGAGATGGTCAACCACGTCATTCGCGATCTGCTGCGGGGCGGTTTCATCGCCAAGAATGGAGGCTCACGGTTGGTCTTGGTCAAGCCTCTTCCCGGGAAGTGGTAG